AGGGCGTCAAGCGTTCGCAGATCATCTTCAAGCATGCGCTGCGCAATTCGCTGCTGCCGGTCATCACCGTTGCCGGTGACCTGGCCGCAAGCCTCGTCAATGGCGCCGTCGTCGTCGAATCCATCTTCGGCTGGCCGGGTATCGGCAAACTGATGATTGACGCAATCGTGCGTCGCGATTTCGCGCTCATTCAGGCGACGGTGCTGGTCACCGCAGTGGCGATCTTCGTCCTCAATATCGCGATCGACCTGATCTACGCCCGCCTCGATCCCCGCATAAGGTTTCAAACGAGATGAGTATGTCGGCCATGACAACGACCGCCGAGAAAAAACAGCACGATATCGGACGGTTCCACATCCTTCGACTGATTTCGCGCAACCGCCTGGCGCTTGCCGCGGTGATCTTCCTCGTCGTCGTGATCCTCTGCGCCGTGCTCGGACCCTGGTTGATGGGCGACCTCATCGACAAGCCGAATTTCCGCGCTCGCAATATGGCGCCTTTCAGCTTCTCGCAGGGCTGGGCCTATGTGCTCGGCGCCGATACGCTCGGTCGCAGCCTGCTCGCGCGCCTCGTCGTCGGCGCACAGAATACTCTTGGCATCGCCTTTTGCGCCGTCCTCTGCTCGATCGTCATCGGCGGCCTGCTCGGGCTGGTCGCCGGCTATTCCCGCGGCATCGCCAGCGCGATGATCTTGCGCGGCGCCGATATCGTCATGAGTTTCCCGTCGCTGCTGCTTGCGTTGATCGTGCTCTTTAGCCTCGGGCCATCGATCACCAACCTCGTTATCGTTCTCGCCATCACCCGCGTACCGATCTATCTGAGGACAACGCGCGCAGAGGTGCTTGAGGTGCGCGAGCGCATGTTCGTCAGCGCCGCCATGGCGCTCGGTGCCAGCCACAGCCGCATTCTCTTCCGGCATATCGCGCCGATCGTCGTGCCGACGCTTGTCACCATCGGCGCCATCGACTTCGCGACCGTGGTTCTGGCAGAATCCGCGTTGAGCTTCCTTGGCCTCGGCATCCAGGCACCGCAATTCACCTGGGGTGCCATGGTGGCAACTGGACGCGGCTATCTTTCGACCGCGTGGTGGATTGCCTTCTGGCCCGGCCTCGCGATCCTGTTGACCACGCTTTCGCTCAATATCCTTTCGAGCTGGTGGCGAACTTACGCCGATCCGCAGCAGCGCTGGCGCATTGAGCTCGCCCGTTCGAAGAAGGGACTTCAGGAGAAACGCACATGACCGGCACGCATCTGCTTGAGGTCAAGGACCTGACCGTCGACTTCCTGTCGCTTGGCGGCGCCTTCCGCGCGGCAAACGGCGTCAGCTTCCACATTGATGCCGGCGAGACGCTGGTCATTCTCGGCGAATCGGGCTCCGGCAAGTCGGTAAGCGCCAGCGCTATCATGGGGCTCATCGATACTCCGCCGGGCGATATCTGCGCCGGTTCCGTCACATATCGCGGTCGCGATCTTGAAGCGATGAGCGAGGAAGCGCGCCGCGATCTCAATGGACGCAAGATCGCGATGATCTTCCAAGATCCGCTGTCGCACCTCAACCCCGTTTACACGATCGGTTGGCAGCTCGCCGAGGTCTTCAGCGCCCATGGCGTCGCGACGGGGGCGCAGGCGCGCGAAAAGGCAATCGACATCCTGCGCCGCGTCGGCATTCCCGAACCCGAAAAGCGGATCGACCAGTATCCGCACCAGTTTTCAGGAGGCCAGCGCCAGCGCATCATGATCGGCATGGCGATCGCGCTGAGGCCCGAGATCCTGATCGCCGACGAGCCGACGACGGCGCTCGACGTCAGCGTTCAGGGACAGATCCTCGACCTCCTGAAGAAACTGCAGGCC
This genomic stretch from Rhizobium favelukesii harbors:
- a CDS encoding ABC transporter permease; protein product: MSMSAMTTTAEKKQHDIGRFHILRLISRNRLALAAVIFLVVVILCAVLGPWLMGDLIDKPNFRARNMAPFSFSQGWAYVLGADTLGRSLLARLVVGAQNTLGIAFCAVLCSIVIGGLLGLVAGYSRGIASAMILRGADIVMSFPSLLLALIVLFSLGPSITNLVIVLAITRVPIYLRTTRAEVLEVRERMFVSAAMALGASHSRILFRHIAPIVVPTLVTIGAIDFATVVLAESALSFLGLGIQAPQFTWGAMVATGRGYLSTAWWIAFWPGLAILLTTLSLNILSSWWRTYADPQQRWRIELARSKKGLQEKRT